One part of the Phycisphaeraceae bacterium genome encodes these proteins:
- a CDS encoding YebC/PmpR family DNA-binding transcriptional regulator, with the protein MAGHSKWHNIKHRKAAVDAKRGKLWTKCAKAIMVAAKNGGADPETNLTLRYAIDEARYCNMPRDTIERNIKKGAGEIGGEDWETVRYEGYGPNGVAIVVDALTNNRTRTATEVRNAFAKYGGNLGATGCVGFMFQTRGSITLSTTGLSEDDVMEIVLAAGAEDVKALGSDDEGAATWLVYAAPVGFQAARASIEEALKSRYGCSIVDARIDQIPTTTAPVSGDNARLVLKLIETLDDNDDVQNVYSNYDIPESEMAELQG; encoded by the coding sequence TTGGCCGGGCACAGCAAGTGGCACAACATCAAGCACCGCAAGGCAGCGGTGGATGCCAAGCGCGGCAAGCTGTGGACCAAGTGCGCCAAGGCCATCATGGTCGCCGCGAAGAACGGCGGTGCCGACCCGGAGACCAACCTCACGCTCCGGTACGCGATCGACGAGGCGCGGTACTGCAACATGCCTCGGGACACGATCGAGCGGAACATCAAGAAGGGTGCGGGGGAAATCGGGGGTGAGGACTGGGAGACGGTCCGCTACGAGGGCTACGGGCCCAATGGCGTCGCGATCGTGGTCGATGCCCTCACGAACAACAGAACAAGAACCGCCACCGAGGTTCGCAACGCCTTCGCCAAGTACGGCGGCAACCTCGGCGCAACGGGTTGCGTCGGGTTCATGTTCCAGACCCGCGGCAGCATCACGCTCTCGACTACCGGGCTCTCCGAAGATGATGTGATGGAGATTGTGCTCGCCGCGGGCGCCGAGGATGTGAAGGCATTGGGGTCCGACGACGAGGGCGCCGCGACCTGGCTCGTGTACGCGGCGCCCGTTGGTTTTCAGGCGGCCAGGGCGTCGATTGAAGAAGCCCTGAAGTCCCGCTATGGGTGCTCAATCGTGGACGCCCGTATCGACCAGATTCCGACGACCACCGCTCCTGTCTCAGGGGACAATGCCCGCCTCGTGCTCAAGCTCATCGAGACGCTCGACGACAACGACGATGTTCAGAATGTCTATTCAAACTACGACATCCCCGAATCCGAGATGGCGGAGCTGCAGGGGTAG